The Aestuariibius sp. HNIBRBA575 nucleotide sequence CATTTGCCGCCATGGCCAATAACAACGCCATCAATGCAAGCGATAAACCGGGCAATTGTTGCCGACTATCGGCCCAGAACCATTGCGGAATCACGTTTTTGGACAGGCGCGCGCCCAGCGACAAGGCGCAGGATAAAACAATCGGCAACGCCAGCGCGGCCCCCAGCAACAGCGCCCCCAGCATGGCAAATCCAGCGACCAATCCAATGCTGAGCTGGCTGAGGATCGCAGCGATGGCCAACAGGGATAACGCGCCAACGATTTGGAACGATTTGGCGCTGTTTTGGTGCATGCTCCAGGCGCGGGGCCGGGCTGAGGCCAGCAATGGCATTTGGGCGATTTGCCATAATGCCTTGGCCGAAGCCAGCCCGGCACCCCCCAAGGCAATCCCCATCCCTGACAGCCACCAGCTGGGACGCAGGGCCAATGTGCCTGACACCGTCGCCCCATATAGACCCTGCAATGTGGCCGCTACATCCGGCAATAATGCCGCGGCGATTGCGTATCCCAACGCCACCCCAAACACCCCGCCGATCAGCGCAAAACAAGTGATTTCAAACATCAACAGCCCGATGAGCCTGCGCAGCGGAATGCCAAGCGCGCGCAACGTTCGGATCAAGCTGCGCCGTTGTTCAAAGGCCAACCCAATCGCGCCATGAACGATGAAAATGCCCACTGCAAATGCCAGCAGCCCAAAGGCCGTCAGGTTCAGATGAAACGATTCCGTCAGCCGCGCGATATCGGACCCTGTCTGGACCTCTTGGATCGAAAGATCTGGGGTGATGGTCTGTAAATCCGGCTGCTTCATTGGCTGATCTGGATGCAGCAAAAGGCGGCTAACTGCGTTCGGTTGGTTTAGCAGAATTTGGGCGGTGCCAATATCGGTGATCACCGTTCCGGGGGCCATGTTTTCATCTATGATCATGTGAAATTGCGGCAGATCGATTTGTTCCAGCGCCGCCATGGTGCCAAACAAAATCCCCTGTCCGGTGATAAACCCCTGCAAATCCGGGCCTTGGTCCATATCAACGGGGCCCAGACCGCCGGGCGACGTCACCGGGTCCAGCCCCACCAATCGCACATTATTGAGCCGACCGTCCAATACCGGGCTGACCAGCCACCCTGATCGACGCAGCGCGATGTAATCTGACTGGCGGATCACATCACCATCGCGCGGCAATATCTGTCTAAACTCAGCTTCTCCCAATGTGGCTGCGGCGGAATCATAGCTGGCTCTGGCTTCGGAATTGACGGCCTGCACACCCGACCACAAAGCCGTGGCCAATGTTAATCCGGCAAGAAGTGTGAACAATTGCAATCGGTTACGTTGCCAATGGGACATCAGCGCAAGCAATCCATAACGTGTCATGCGATTTGACCCCGTCGCAGATGCAGGCGACGTTCCATTTGCGCAGCGACCCGTTCGGAATGGGTGACCATCAACAGGGACGCGCCGCTTTCTTTCAGAAGTTCAAGCATCAATCCCAACACATCATCCGTAGTGGTTTCATCCAGATTGCCGGTTGGTTCATCGGCCAGAATAAGGCCCGGCTTGGCCGCCAAAGTACGGGCAATGGCAACACGTTGCTGTTGGCCGCCGGACAATTGTTCAGGGTATTTATCCATCTGTTCCTGCAGACCCATTTTTGCTGACAAAGCCGCCACAAATTGCGGATCATAGCGATTGGCAAGACGCGCCTGAAACGCAATATTGGCAGATACGGTTAGCGACGGGATTAGGTTAAACTGTTGAAATATAACGCCAACATGCATGCGTCGCATTTCAGACCGTTCAGCGTCACTCATCTGGGTCAACTCTTGGCCTTTTAGGGTGATCGACCCCTGATCAGGTTGATCTAACCCGCCCACCAAATGCAAAAGCGTGCTTTTCCCGCTGCCGGATTCACCGGTCAATGCCAGCGTTTCACCAGCGGTCATTTGCAGGGAAATCCCATCCAGAACTTTGATGGGACCTGTGGGGCCGTCAAACGATTTAAAGAGATCACGCACAACCAAAAGCATATGTTCACCCAAAGCGCCGCCGTTTTGGCGGGCTCATTCCTTGTCTTGATGTTCCATTTCGGTTTCAACAACAGCGGATTTTTGTGCACTGCGTTCTGGCCGTCGCACCATCATAAATGGCCCATACCAGCCTCTGATCCGGCGAAAATGCCATCGCCCTTCGATCCGACTTAGGGCACGGTTGACCATCCCATCATAAAACGGTGAATCATCTTCATCAAAGTCGGTATATGTCTTTAGAAAACTGACCTCTAACCCATCGCGGCTGCCGGAAATGGCAGACAAAAGATCCCCGTTAATGTCGGATCGAAACGTGTTGGGTTCCATGATTTCGCCCGTAACCAAACCAGCCGTTTCCTGCAATACGGCCTCAAATACAACGCGCGGGGCGGCGGCATTTGTGTAGCCGAAATAGCCGGACCAACGCCCTGTTAGGCTGGTGTATTGGCGATCCACGGGGTCAGCCTCGTCTTAGGGTGTCGCCAAATTCAATTTTTGGACTGAGCTCAATCAAGACCGGTTCGTCGCTTGCATTGTCTTCTTGGCGGGCGGCAATGATTTCGGCGGCTTTTTGGCCAATTTCGCGTCGACAGGCATCCATTGTTGCCAATTTGCGCGGCAGCCCTTGCAGCAATTCGACACCGTTAAACCCAGCAAGCCCGATTTGCCCCGGAATATCGATGCCTTTTTCCAGCAGATACAGCAGGCCGCCAGCGCCGATCATGTCATTGGAAAAATACAGAAAATCGATATCTGGCGTGCGGTTAAGCATGGCTTCGGTCATCTCGCGCCCTTTGGCCAATGCCGACCCGCCGGAATAAAATTCTTGATCCGCGATTTCGACGCCCTCTTTGCCCAGCGTGCGGGTGAAACCTTCGAACCGTTTGCGGGCCCGGTGATCAAGCGGCATTTTGGTTCCCAAAAACCCGATCCGCCGAAACCCTGCTGCCAGGATCTCTTCGGCCATTTTGCGGCCCGCGCGTCGGTGAGAAATCCCAACACATGTGTCGATCGGATCACCATCGACATCCATGATTTCAACCACAGGAATGCCCGCCTGTGACAGCATCGCACGTGATGCATCCGAATGTTCAAGCCCCGCAATGATCACCCCGGATGGACGCCATGACAGCATTTCAAACAGGACTTTCTCTTCTTTTTCGGGGCTATAATCGGTCACCCCGACAACGGGCTGCAATTCGGTGTCATCCAACGTTTCGGAAATCCCAGCCAGTACTTCGGGGAAAACCATATTGCCCAATGAGGGGATGATCACCGCTACCAGATTGACCCGCTGCGACGCCAATGCGCCCGCGATTTTGTTGGGCACATATCCAAGCGTTTTTGCAGCGGTTTGGACCCGTTTGCGGGTGGCTTCGCTTACGTCGCCTTTGTTGCGCAACACGCGGCTGACCGTCATTTCACTAACGCCAGAGGCTTCGGATACATCACGCAATGTCAGCGGCCGTTTCGGTGGTTTTGTCACGATAGAAGCATCCTGATTTGGTCCTTTGTAAAAATGTTACCTCTATCAGTGACCCGTGTCCAAGCTGAATGCTACCATGTGCCGCTCTGGGGGCTTAATTTGACGTAGAAAGACGTGGTCTTGGTGGGTTTCACGACAGGCACACGCCTTTTGCGGGATTTGCATCGGATCAGTGCTGCGCTAGTATTGTCCATCGCGCCTTAACGCGACCTTAAAACAAAGCGAGCGATGTGTTCCCTGAAAATGACCATGACATGAATGACTTAGCGCGACATGTGTCCCAGAAACTGGGCGATGTTCTGGACCTGTCCAGCCTCAGTGCGATCCCCGTTGGCGCCTTTAAAACGGTGGTGGCGGACGCAACGATGCCATTTCAGATCAAAGGCAAACACGCAAAAGACGACGTTGTGCTGCTTGTGTCAAATTCAGACTTTGATGGGGTGGTTGAGGATGACATCGCCATGGCCCAATCGGTGCGCGACATTGTGGACGGGGAAACAGGCGCGCAAATCGTTCGCCCCAAACTGAGCGGTAAGTGGGGAACGCAATCATATGCCGTATTTGAGCGGCATCATGCATTTTCACAAAATAGGGCGCTGGCGACGTTTCAAAAGGTGATGATCGCTCCGGTTTTGCGCGATTGGTGTGCTCAGCTCGCCTTGCAAACCAAACAGCATTGGGCCGACGATGACGCCTATGATCGTAGGTTTCGGGCCCCATTACGCCATTTGGTACAAGATCACGATTGCCCCAGCGCCCTCAGGCGTTTTGCCGAAAACCGTCTTGCAAATACGCGTACGGATCAATGGACCTGCATAGAGCATGGCGATTTATGGCTCGGAAATGTTTTGCTCACTCGGAAATTTCCTAACCCTTTTGCACCTTCTGATTTCAACATCAGAGTGATCGACTGGCGCGGTGCCAATGTTCAGGGTTACCCCGGCGCGGATATCGTCCGGTTTGTCAGGTCGCTTTGTGGGCGACCGGGGCGGCTCAGGTCCAAATGGGTGGGGCAAATATTGGGTCAATATCGCGCGACCTTGGAAATGACACCGACCGACATGGCGGAAAATGTTGCGCTCAGCCTTGGGGTGCTTGGCCAGGACTTGGGTTGTTTCCCGCGTGATCGATATTGTGACATGCGCCGAGATACGACAGGTTTTCTAAGATCCCAAGGCATGTTGGGTGACATCTGACGAAATTCAAAACATCGAAATTGAACGCGATCGGTCTGTGAGGCCGACCGTTTCGCAGCAAAATGGTTTTGCCCCCTAAATTCAGCCCTTTGCAATAGCGGCACGATCCCACATAAATCAAACCGATGGCCCCGTGGCTCAACTGGATAGAGCAGCCCCCTCCTAAGGGGCAGGTTGCAGGTTCGAATCCTGCCGGGGTCACCAAAAACACTTGAAAAATATGGCTTATTTACAGGGCGTTGTGCAAGAGCGTGCAGAAAGTCCCGTGAGCTTTCGTGCCGAATTCTGCTGAAACGGCAGAAATCTCGTACAAAACCTGTACAAAATTCGCACGTACTTGCGCACTTTGGGGCCTTCCGATGAGCTGGCGGGTTGCGAACACATGCGCGGAACGGAAGTTTGGTAGCGCAACGCGCAAGCAGATCATCATGTTCTTGGCGGATAAGGCGAGTGATGATGGCTCAGGCATCTGGTGTTCCAAGGGAACGATTCAGCGGCACACCGAACTTGGGGAGACCACCGTCAAGCGAACCGTGCGCGCGTTCCTGAAAGAAGGCATACTGGTCGAGACCGGCGCGCGAACCTGCAAGAACGGATTCACGGTCGTTTACCGGATCGATCTGACCAAAGTCGAGGCGCTGGAACCCACGCTTGAACCCGAGATTGAGACGGGGTCCACAGTGGCCCCCGTCCAGACAGGACCCGGTACGGGGGCCACTGTGGCCGGGGTACCGGGGCCACCACGGCCCCCAAACCATCCTAAAACCATCCAAAAACCACCTACGCGCAGGCGTGAGGCGGCGGCGGATGAAGAAGCTGAGAAGATTCTGGCAGCATATCCGCCCGACCGATTGCGGGGCAAAGCGGCATGCCTTGCCCAGATCGAAGAGGCCATGAAGGAAGGGATCGCACCGGAGGAATTGCTGCAAGCCGTCCAAGCCTACGGCACCGACAGCGCAGGCTTCACCCGCTCCAAGGTCTGTTTTTCCGACAACTGGTTTCAGTCGCGGCGCTGGCAGGCCTATGTCGAGAAGCAGGCTGAAGATCGGGAGAGGGCGGCGGCGCTCGAAGCCAACCATCATCAGCGGCTGGCCTGCTGGATCAGTGATCGCAGCCCGATGTGCAAACACATCACGGCCAAACAGATCGACGGATTGCTCGCCTCAAATCTGGTGACAGAGGCCCAAATCCAAGCCGCAGGCCTCAGATCATGACTGCCACCGATCCCACCGAAGCGCAAACAGCAAGGCGACCCATGTCATACGCTGGCGCTGCTGACACGGGACCTTGCGAGGGGCGGCACGCCTCCCCTTCGAACCCCACCGGCGCGGGAAAAGCCCGCACCAAAGAGCCGCTGACCGAGACTTTCGTCTTTCGGTGCAGCGCCGCAGAGAAGGCCCAGTTGCGTGCCAAGGCCGAGGCCGCTGGCCTGCCTGCCGCGACCCTGCTGCGCGAGGCACTAGGTCTGACCGAGGCCCGCCGTCGCAAGCCCATCCCCCGCGTCGATCCGGCGCTCGTGTTGGCCGTTGGGCGCATCGGCGGCAATCTCAACCAGATCGCCCGCTGGCTGAACCGCGCGATGCTGGCGGGCCGCGTCGACCTCGACGCGCTCACTGTCGCCCGCCGCTTGCTGACCATCGAGCGCCAGCTTGCCCAGATCGTCGAGGCCGCCCGCCGATGCTGATCAAGTTCTTCCGCAACGGCAAAGGCGCGGGGGCTGGTCCGGTCGGCTACCTCGTCGCGGACAAGGTGCTCGCATACGACGTCAACCGCGACCTGATCCGCGATGCTGACGGCCAGCCGATGACCGTGACGCGGGAGCCCTTGCCCGAGGTCCTGCGCGGCAATCCCGACCGCACCGAAGCGCTGATCGACGCCAGCCGCCACCAATGGACTTACCGCGCTGGCGTGATCAGCTTTGCCGCCACCGACGCCCCGACCGAGGAACAGCAGGCCGAGGTCATGGACGGTTTCGAGCAGCTGGCCTTTGCGGGGCTGGACCCGACGCAATATGACATGCTTTGGGTCCGACATACCCACGAAGACCGTGTCGAGCTTCACTTCTGTACACCGCGCTTGGAGCTGACCTCGGGGAGAAGCCTGAACATCGCGCCGCCCGGCTATCAGAACGCGTTCGATTCCTTGCGCGACGTAATGAACCAGCGCCACGGTTGGGCTGATCCGATGGAGCTGGAACGGGGCCAAGAGGTCCGCGACACCATCGAGACCCCGACCCGCGCCCAAGGCCGCGATGAGCTGCATGCATGGCTACAAGACCAGATCAGCGTCGGCCTGATTACTGACCGCGGCAGCATGCTCGACGCCCTCGTCGATGCTGGCTTCGACATTCCCCGTGCGGGCAAAGCCTACCTGACCGCCCAAGACCCCGACACTGGCGAGCGCTGGCGTTTGAAAGGAGAGATTTTCCATGAAGACTGGCAAGCCGACACGGCTGAGCGAGAAGTTGAACGCGGAATTGGACACGATCCGGCAGGGCTACGCCGCCTCGATGGCATCCCAGCTGGAGAGCTTCAGGACCGATTTGAACAGCATTGCGACCATCGCGCATCGTACAATCGAGAGCAATACCCGCACCTTTCTGCGACAGTACAAGAGCTGGCTGACGATCTCGCCCTGGCTGATCACGGGGACATTCTTGGCGGGGATCGTCTCGATGATGGCCGCGAGCTTGCTCTGGACGCTGATGCTGGCCAGCTCGGAGATGACGGACTTGGGCCTGACGCGGATCGACAGGGAGGACGGGACCTGGCTGGTGCTGGACCCGACCAAGACGCGCCTGAGGACCTGCACGCTGGGCGGCAGATCAGTGACCTGCATCAAGATCGAGGAGGATTAGATGATGACACCCCTGACAGCCTTGGAACGCGACTTGCTCGCCTGCGTCGAACGGTTGGTGACGGCCTGCGAGGTCTCAGCAAAGGAATTGAGCGGGTTAGACGAGCGCTCGACGACGAGGATGCAGAACCAGATGGATGGATTGGCCGCCTGCGTGTCGGTGCTCATTCAATCGCAAGTGGCGTCCGTGGCTGCGTTGCACGGCTTGCTGAACGAGGGATCGAACTACGGGAGGCTGCGCACGCAACTCGAGACCAGCTTGAAATTAGTGAAAGCCGCCGAAGAGAGGTTGAGACAGAGCTAGAAGAACGGGAGGTCGAGATGGACCGAGGGATGACGCATTGATTCTAAAAGCTAGTAGTGCCTTGCTTTCAAACTATTTCTTTTCGAACACAACAGAGACTGACGCCTCACCTTTGGTGACCAGTCCAATCGACAGACCGGCCTCAATACCAATATTGAATTCAACCGACTTCATTTCGAAATCAGAATTTTCAGAAGCACTTTTCGTTCGATCTGCAATGTGTGTCAATTTTTCTACGACTTCATCCCAAACCCCGCTCAGAGCTTCTATTCCTGCAATTACGCGCTCTGACGATTTTGAGTGGGGATCAACGTAAAACCCGGTTTCTCCGTCAACTTCTTGATCAGTAGAGCCGTTTACGATCAGCACTTGAAATTCAGTCATTGGAACTCCCCATAAAAGGGCCCGCTAAGACCCATAACGTCAGTTACTTGTCGCAGGTCAATGGCATATCCACACTGCTTAAAAAACCCATCAGCGGTCTTCACGCCGACTTCTCCTAGGTACATGGACAAGGCGTCCCTATTCTCGGAATCTTTGAAAATGCTTGAAACCAGAGAGCCACTGTCGCCTCTCGCCCCATGGCTGTCAATGTACAAGAGGACAGCTGCTGCTCCTGAAATAATCTCAGAATACGACGATACATCATTCATAACCGTCCCCCTACGAAGCCCAGTATCACCAAAATGCAACTCGACAGTTTCACCTTTTCGCGCTCGTCGCAAAGACAGCGCGTCTTGATGGGCCCCTCCCCCGTGAAAATAGTAAGGTCCACCACAGGGAAACGTAATTTCCACAGCGTCTAACGCAGGAAAAGTTCGCCTTTGCAATAATGCGCTGGCTCCGCAATCGGAGCAAATGAGTGGAACAGTTTTTCCTTTTCGTGTATTCCCAACTACGTGGCCCGCCGTCAAAGCGCATGCGTTTCCTGCCTCTTGGTAGTGAACCGCTGGAAACCCTTGTAGGCCGTTTTTATGTGGTTGATACTCAACTTGAAGATCGAAAATTGGTAGTGAGTAACGTGTACTGCCGAAACTCAATTCGTTGCGGCCCTCAATGTCCATTTCGTCCTCTGACTTGCCTTGCAAAATGCCTATTCCAAATTGGTAGCCTCCAACAAATGGAAATCCATTGAAATCTCCACGTGGTGGACCGTCTAATTCGAATATTCCTACGGCTACTCCGGAACAGCTGCTAAGCCGTTGATCTAGCTTTGGGTCGTCTCGAAGAGCCAGTCTAAGTTCGTTCTTCGTTGCTTCTGCCCAAAGTGTTAACCTTTGCTGCAGCTCTGGTGCCCCATCAAAGCTGGCAAGTAATTCCTTTGAAATATCAGAATCTGGAAACTCATAAGGGACGAGTTCATTTAAAACGCTCTGTGGTATCATTGTTAAGCTCTTGATAAATAAATATTTTTAGATCTAGCAGATGGATGTTGTCGCCGCAAGATCTGGCAGAATGCCGCAGAGTTGGAGGTCGGAGGCCCGAATTTACTGAGCGCTGACGTATTAGGCCGCGATGAGCGGCTCAATACTAGATACGTCGATTTCTTTAATCGCGACTGTCATGTCGAAATTCGTCTGCAAGTTCACCCAGTAGGCCGGGGTCGTATTGAACACGCGGGCGAGGCGCAGAGCCGTATCTGGCGTGATCCCAGTCGTGCCCTTGATCAACCGCTCGATCCGCGTCCGGGGCACACCGAGCCGCCGCGCAAACGCGATTGCCCCCATGTCTAGGGGATCTAGGTAAAGTTCCTTCAGGACTTCACCGGGGTGCATTGGTTCTTCAAGCAGGCTCATCAGCGTATCCTTTCAATGGTAATCGACAATCTCGACATCGGCGGGGCCGTTCGGCGTCCAGACAAAGCAGACGCGCCATTGCCCGTTGATCCGCACGGAATGTTGCCCTGCCCGGTCCCCTTTCAGTTCTTCCAAGTGGTTGCCGGGTGGAAACCGCAAATCCTCCACAACAACCGCAGCATCCAGCGCCGAGAGCATCGCCCGCGTGCGCTTCACCAAGTCACCGGGGAAGCCTTTGCCATATTTGCCTTTCACAGCATTAGTAGCGAGTTTGCCCTTGGTGCTTTGGATCATATGGGTATGTATCACCTCAAGACACATGTGTCAACCTATGATACACCCATCGGACGCGCTAGCAGATCGTTTGCTAGCTTTTAAGCGTTTAGTCGACACACATTGCGCCCTCGATGGCTATGTGTGGATTTAACATTCCACTGTTGGGCAAATCTTGAACGGAATTTTAGGGCAAATTCTTCTTTGGCTTGGTGCCAGCAGCTCTGCACACGAAATTCTTCCTTGTACGACCTGGTATCCGACATGAAACCACGTATACCAATTCGATAGGAACATTCTAAGGAACCTCAGTTGTCGAGCACGTTTGGCGTCGTTGATCTATTTGCCGGTCCCGGAGGGCTAGGCGAGGGCTTTGCCTCGCTCTTGGAGGAAGGGCACGCGCCGTACAAAATCGGCATATCAATTGAGAAAGAGGTATCCGCTCACAGAACCTTAACTCTCCGTGCATTTCTAAGAGAATTCCGCAAAAGTCACGAATTCTTACCTCAACAATACATCGACTATCACGCTGGACTGATACCTGAACCGGATTGGTCCGCGTTAGATGAAGTAGCATGGCAAATTGCGACCGAGGAAGCGCGTTGCCTTGAGTTGGGCACTGACGCTGCCGCCAATGCAATCGATGACGCCATTGACCGTCTGCGCGGCGATCATGACGATACTATCTTGATTGGTGGCCCACCATGCCAAGCCTACTCTCTGGTTGGCCGTGCTAGGTCAAAGGGGACAAAGGGATACGTGGCTGAGGACGATGAACGACACTATCTATTTCGAGAGTACATACGTGTTCTTGATAAGCTACGCCCTGCGGCTTTCGTGATGGAAAATGTCAAAGGAATGCTTTCGTCAACGGTCAAAAGTCGTCTAGTTTTTGAAATGCTGATGGAAGATCTATCCTCCCTGGGGACGGGTCTGAAAACTCTCTATGAATTGAGGGCAATTCGGGTGGAGGACGGGCAGGCCACCCTCGTAAAAGCCTTAAAGCCAAAGGACTTTATCGTGCGGTCGGAGGACTTTGGTGTTCCTCAGCGACGACATCGGGTGATCATCGTAGGTATCCGAAGTGACCTCGTTGCCGGGATAGAACAAGCGAAAATCTCTGTTCCTGAAGCGCGAAGAACTGTCGATGATGTCATTGGTAGTCTTCCGGCACTTCGCAGTGGCCTAAGCAAAGGAACCGACACCTCGGAAGCTTGGCGCGAAGTGGTTTTGGATGCGGCAAGTCTCTTAAACGACATCCATACTTCGGATACTGATAAAGAATTCAAACGTGCGT carries:
- a CDS encoding ABC transporter permease produces the protein MTRYGLLALMSHWQRNRLQLFTLLAGLTLATALWSGVQAVNSEARASYDSAAATLGEAEFRQILPRDGDVIRQSDYIALRRSGWLVSPVLDGRLNNVRLVGLDPVTSPGGLGPVDMDQGPDLQGFITGQGILFGTMAALEQIDLPQFHMIIDENMAPGTVITDIGTAQILLNQPNAVSRLLLHPDQPMKQPDLQTITPDLSIQEVQTGSDIARLTESFHLNLTAFGLLAFAVGIFIVHGAIGLAFEQRRSLIRTLRALGIPLRRLIGLLMFEITCFALIGGVFGVALGYAIAAALLPDVAATLQGLYGATVSGTLALRPSWWLSGMGIALGGAGLASAKALWQIAQMPLLASARPRAWSMHQNSAKSFQIVGALSLLAIAAILSQLSIGLVAGFAMLGALLLGAALALPIVLSCALSLGARLSKNVIPQWFWADSRQQLPGLSLALMALLLAMAANVGVSTMVSSFRLTFVGFLDQRLTSELYVYGDDADHAEQLLSIVEPHVDAILPILRTEVDIAALPSQLYGARAHESYAQNWTFLQANADPWQQVFSGQGVVVNEQMSRRGGLKLGDVIALGADLSLPIVGIYGDYGNPIGQAVIAEPLFEAHYPNVRVTRLGLRLPPENVPDLMQTLRDAGLADTNMIDQAGIKDFSLKVFERTFTVTGALNVLTLAVAAFAILMSLLTLAGMRLPQLAPVWALGLTRGQLGRLELIRAMLLAVMTALFALPLGLTLAWALLSVVNVAAFGWKLPIYFFPWDYARLGLFSLVAAGLAALWPARRLARTPPSDLLKVFSNER
- a CDS encoding ABC transporter ATP-binding protein, producing the protein MLLVVRDLFKSFDGPTGPIKVLDGISLQMTAGETLALTGESGSGKSTLLHLVGGLDQPDQGSITLKGQELTQMSDAERSEMRRMHVGVIFQQFNLIPSLTVSANIAFQARLANRYDPQFVAALSAKMGLQEQMDKYPEQLSGGQQQRVAIARTLAAKPGLILADEPTGNLDETTTDDVLGLMLELLKESGASLLMVTHSERVAAQMERRLHLRRGQIA
- a CDS encoding LacI family DNA-binding transcriptional regulator, whose translation is MTKPPKRPLTLRDVSEASGVSEMTVSRVLRNKGDVSEATRKRVQTAAKTLGYVPNKIAGALASQRVNLVAVIIPSLGNMVFPEVLAGISETLDDTELQPVVGVTDYSPEKEEKVLFEMLSWRPSGVIIAGLEHSDASRAMLSQAGIPVVEIMDVDGDPIDTCVGISHRRAGRKMAEEILAAGFRRIGFLGTKMPLDHRARKRFEGFTRTLGKEGVEIADQEFYSGGSALAKGREMTEAMLNRTPDIDFLYFSNDMIGAGGLLYLLEKGIDIPGQIGLAGFNGVELLQGLPRKLATMDACRREIGQKAAEIIAARQEDNASDEPVLIELSPKIEFGDTLRRG
- the mobC gene encoding plasmid mobilization relaxosome protein MobC: MTATDPTEAQTARRPMSYAGAADTGPCEGRHASPSNPTGAGKARTKEPLTETFVFRCSAAEKAQLRAKAEAAGLPAATLLREALGLTEARRRKPIPRVDPALVLAVGRIGGNLNQIARWLNRAMLAGRVDLDALTVARRLLTIERQLAQIVEAARRC
- a CDS encoding relaxase/mobilization nuclease domain-containing protein; this encodes MLIKFFRNGKGAGAGPVGYLVADKVLAYDVNRDLIRDADGQPMTVTREPLPEVLRGNPDRTEALIDASRHQWTYRAGVISFAATDAPTEEQQAEVMDGFEQLAFAGLDPTQYDMLWVRHTHEDRVELHFCTPRLELTSGRSLNIAPPGYQNAFDSLRDVMNQRHGWADPMELERGQEVRDTIETPTRAQGRDELHAWLQDQISVGLITDRGSMLDALVDAGFDIPRAGKAYLTAQDPDTGERWRLKGEIFHEDWQADTAEREVERGIGHDPAGLRRLDGIPAGELQDRFEQHCDHRASYNREQYPHLSATVQELADDLALADHGDILGGDRLDDGRELALDADAGQLGDDGLGPDADRQGGRDLAGAGPDQDAPEDLHAGRQISDLHQDRGGLDDDTPDSLGTRLARLRRTVGDGLRGLSKGIERVRRALDDEDAEPDGWIGRLRVGAHSIASGVRGCVARLAERGIELREAAHATRDQLEISESRRREVETELEEREVEMDRGMTH
- a CDS encoding HigA family addiction module antitoxin, whose translation is MSLLEEPMHPGEVLKELYLDPLDMGAIAFARRLGVPRTRIERLIKGTTGITPDTALRLARVFNTTPAYWVNLQTNFDMTVAIKEIDVSSIEPLIAA
- a CDS encoding type II toxin-antitoxin system RelE/ParE family toxin; this translates as MIQSTKGKLATNAVKGKYGKGFPGDLVKRTRAMLSALDAAVVVEDLRFPPGNHLEELKGDRAGQHSVRINGQWRVCFVWTPNGPADVEIVDYH
- a CDS encoding DNA cytosine methyltransferase produces the protein MSSTFGVVDLFAGPGGLGEGFASLLEEGHAPYKIGISIEKEVSAHRTLTLRAFLREFRKSHEFLPQQYIDYHAGLIPEPDWSALDEVAWQIATEEARCLELGTDAAANAIDDAIDRLRGDHDDTILIGGPPCQAYSLVGRARSKGTKGYVAEDDERHYLFREYIRVLDKLRPAAFVMENVKGMLSSTVKSRLVFEMLMEDLSSLGTGLKTLYELRAIRVEDGQATLVKALKPKDFIVRSEDFGVPQRRHRVIIVGIRSDLVAGIEQAKISVPEARRTVDDVIGSLPALRSGLSKGTDTSEAWREVVLDAASLLNDIHTSDTDKEFKRACATLTKSLEKLLPSARSATALPKGYGGSNDDLISWLECSELLAISQHETRGHMASDLARYMFAAVFGNVHGYSPKAADFPLELSPNHKNWHSGVFSDRFRVQLAQGASTTVTSHISKDGHYFIHPDPRQCRSLTVREAARLQTFPDDYLFLGNRTQQYVQVGNAVPPFLARQIASLVFKSISRPWTASI